From Skermanella sp. TT6, a single genomic window includes:
- a CDS encoding sulfatase-like hydrolase/transferase codes for MSRRSFSISLAVAVLALALGAAGYAAWLRHGQPKRLNVVILTVESFRADFVRPDVTPNLLAAAESGIRFTGHRTISAWTAPNVISVLTGTDPFAQGVHAQRQAVPPEWKVPLETLSDAGWRVTGLQSFMQIDTFRGLGLAIEPGEEPVPWLERQAGAATPFVLWYHYLPTHLPYRPSAAFMPDLEALLPAGDQAARERMDAVMTRPTIRTGTVAFEPADRPAIAALHAGAYREFDAWFGRFWSFFKASGLDRDTILVVTADHGDEHLERGHVGHASTTHDGHLHEEVTRIPLFLWVPGSGGRSDPGGRVVEAATDHLDIMPTVMGRLGVAAELPLAGRDLLAGPIAPGRPWMALTSRAGFQEPDPDAVRDYRTAIAEGGWKLHLDHRDGAVVSRRLYDLRSDPGELDDVASLHPDTVARLSAPLESAFAARRIVRPSAASPAGDGAAPVWRVPAASGTVAHQQVSGGFRMEWTGEPSSDYVIQYEAGEGLLSLKGELEVKGVLREFGPVDAAYWKTFILPYGKVRMRVGPAGRGDRWSDWLVMTPVP; via the coding sequence ATGTCGCGCCGCTCGTTTTCAATTAGCCTCGCCGTCGCCGTCCTCGCCCTGGCGCTGGGGGCGGCCGGCTATGCCGCGTGGCTTCGGCATGGACAGCCGAAGCGGCTGAACGTCGTGATCCTGACCGTGGAGAGCTTCCGCGCCGACTTCGTGCGGCCGGACGTCACGCCGAACCTGCTCGCGGCCGCCGAATCGGGCATCCGGTTCACCGGCCACCGGACCATCTCGGCCTGGACGGCGCCCAACGTGATCTCGGTGCTGACCGGGACCGACCCGTTCGCGCAGGGGGTCCACGCCCAGCGCCAGGCCGTGCCGCCGGAGTGGAAAGTGCCGCTGGAGACGCTGTCGGACGCCGGATGGCGGGTGACCGGGCTGCAGAGCTTCATGCAGATCGACACCTTCCGGGGCCTGGGACTGGCGATCGAACCGGGCGAGGAGCCGGTGCCCTGGCTGGAACGCCAGGCCGGCGCCGCGACGCCGTTCGTCCTGTGGTACCATTACCTGCCGACCCACCTGCCCTACCGGCCGTCCGCCGCCTTCATGCCGGACCTGGAGGCCCTGCTGCCCGCCGGCGACCAGGCCGCCCGGGAGCGCATGGACGCCGTGATGACCCGGCCGACCATCCGGACCGGCACGGTCGCCTTCGAGCCGGCCGACCGCCCCGCGATCGCCGCCCTCCACGCGGGGGCCTACCGGGAATTCGATGCCTGGTTCGGCCGGTTCTGGAGCTTCTTCAAGGCCAGCGGGCTAGACCGGGACACCATCCTGGTGGTGACCGCCGACCATGGCGACGAGCACCTGGAACGCGGCCATGTCGGCCACGCCTCGACCACCCATGACGGGCACCTCCATGAGGAGGTGACCCGGATCCCCCTGTTCCTCTGGGTGCCCGGGAGCGGCGGGCGGAGCGACCCGGGCGGGCGTGTCGTCGAGGCGGCGACCGACCATCTGGACATCATGCCGACGGTTATGGGGCGGCTGGGAGTCGCGGCGGAGCTGCCGCTGGCGGGGCGCGACCTCCTGGCCGGCCCGATCGCCCCCGGCCGGCCCTGGATGGCGCTGACCAGCAGGGCCGGTTTCCAGGAACCCGACCCGGACGCGGTCCGCGACTATCGCACGGCCATCGCCGAGGGCGGATGGAAGCTGCACCTCGACCACCGCGACGGCGCGGTGGTTTCCCGCCGGCTCTACGACCTCCGCTCGGACCCCGGGGAACTGGACGACGTCGCCTCCCTGCACCCCGATACGGTGGCGCGGCTGTCGGCGCCGCTCGAATCGGCCTTCGCGGCCCGCCGGATCGTCAGGCCGTCGGCCGCCAGCCCCGCCGGCGACGGCGCGGCGCCGGTCTGGCGGGTGCCGGCGGCCAGCGGCACCGTGGCCCACCAGCAGGTGTCCGGGGGCTTCCGCATGGAATGGACCGGCGAGCCGTCGTCAGACTATGTCATCCAGTACGAGGCCGGCGAGGGCCTGCTCAGCCTGAAGGGGGAACTGGAGGTCAAGGGAGTCCTGCGGGAGTTCGGGCCGGTCGACGCCGCCTATTGGAAGACCTTCATCCTGCCCTACGGCAAGGTCCGGATGCGCGTCGGCCCGGCGGGCCGCGGCGACCGGTGGAGCGACTGGCTGGTCATGACCCCCGTTCCATAG
- a CDS encoding VanZ family protein translates to MTTDSPRTVPAGRHLYPAAALLVVLYVNTFEIWGMLVGFLGGERAGLVPFAALLGALGCVPWLVRGRGRIGLRPGALIAAAALIAFGLLITDPAFPAKRIHVPQYLLLALVLRRALSDHVGGGALTGTAVLFTLLFGIHDEMLQGLHPNRTYGLRDMAVNGVSGAAGALLAAGIGLWTGPAVPFRPDRRTGAAAAALACAVLFLVLHLVDHRGTPPPVWLGLPVVATGLALLAAGRAAAASPAVRHAATAFAWITLPLALYPVMPHVAPLVFN, encoded by the coding sequence ATGACAACTGACTCTCCCCGGACGGTCCCGGCAGGGCGGCACCTTTACCCCGCCGCCGCGCTGCTCGTCGTCCTCTATGTCAATACCTTCGAAATCTGGGGAATGCTGGTCGGCTTCCTCGGCGGCGAGCGTGCCGGCCTGGTCCCCTTCGCGGCGCTTCTGGGCGCCCTGGGCTGCGTCCCGTGGCTGGTCCGCGGGCGCGGCCGGATCGGGCTGCGGCCCGGCGCCCTCATCGCCGCCGCGGCCCTGATCGCCTTCGGGCTGCTGATCACCGACCCCGCCTTTCCGGCCAAGCGCATCCATGTGCCGCAATATCTGCTGCTGGCGCTGGTCCTGCGCAGGGCGCTGTCCGACCATGTCGGCGGCGGCGCCCTGACCGGCACCGCCGTGCTGTTCACCCTGCTTTTCGGCATCCATGACGAGATGCTCCAGGGTCTCCATCCGAACCGGACCTACGGTTTGCGCGACATGGCGGTGAACGGCGTGTCGGGGGCGGCCGGAGCCCTGCTGGCCGCCGGCATCGGGCTGTGGACGGGGCCGGCGGTGCCGTTCCGCCCGGACCGCCGGACCGGGGCGGCGGCCGCGGCGCTGGCCTGCGCCGTCCTGTTCCTGGTGCTGCACCTGGTCGATCATCGCGGGACTCCGCCGCCGGTCTGGCTCGGGCTGCCCGTCGTGGCAACCGGCCTGGCCCTGCTGGCGGCGGGCCGCGCTGCGGCGGCGAGCCCGGCGGTCCGGCACGCCGCCACGGCGTTCGCCTGGATCACCCTTCCCCTGGCCCTTTACCCGGTGATGCCCCATGTCGCGCCGCTCGTTTTCAATTAG
- a CDS encoding class I SAM-dependent methyltransferase, with the protein MSYAELTYRSHNPLKRLVQSHRYHAMLGQVAPGGDIRVLDYGCGDGFFLSLLQERGVGPDRLTGYEPFASMAAQFRATQFGAARIGVEGRPRLVEHASGLDGLAGERFSHIFCMEVLEHLDDPDLAEALDRIAALAGPATRVIVTVPSELGPAGAVKCLFRAMAGTERVDSGTVRSVLAGRPPSRVVSETPDGRYIYSHIGFDHRRVEAELARRFRVERRFGIPFRFLPLSVNNEVAFICRLC; encoded by the coding sequence ATGTCCTATGCCGAACTGACCTATCGTTCGCACAATCCGCTGAAGCGCCTCGTCCAGAGCCATCGCTACCATGCGATGCTCGGGCAGGTGGCACCGGGCGGCGACATCCGCGTGCTGGACTACGGATGCGGCGACGGCTTCTTCCTCAGCCTGCTCCAGGAGCGGGGAGTCGGGCCGGACCGTCTGACCGGCTACGAGCCCTTCGCGTCCATGGCCGCCCAGTTTAGGGCCACCCAGTTCGGGGCCGCCCGGATCGGAGTGGAGGGGCGTCCCCGGCTGGTGGAACACGCGTCGGGACTCGACGGCCTGGCGGGGGAGCGGTTCTCCCATATCTTCTGCATGGAGGTGCTGGAGCATCTGGACGATCCTGACCTGGCGGAGGCGCTCGACCGGATCGCCGCGCTCGCCGGCCCCGCGACCCGGGTCATCGTGACGGTCCCGTCGGAACTGGGGCCGGCGGGCGCGGTCAAATGCCTCTTCCGGGCCATGGCGGGAACGGAACGGGTCGATTCCGGAACCGTTCGCTCCGTGCTGGCGGGGCGGCCGCCGTCCCGTGTGGTCAGCGAGACGCCCGACGGGCGCTATATCTACTCCCATATCGGCTTCGACCATCGGCGGGTGGAAGCCGAACTGGCGCGGCGGTTCCGGGTCGAGCGGCGGTTCGGCATACCGTTCCGGTTCCTGCCCCTGTCGGTCAACAACGAGGTCGCCTTCATCTGCCGCCTATGCTGA
- a CDS encoding NAD-dependent epimerase/dehydratase family protein: MDDPEISPAAPPVLVLGASSLVGPYLLDRLAARGRTGTCAGRRPPPGGTMAAPGFPWLRLDVADPAGWAAEPGAAVLSLMPMWLLPPLLPRLAGAAQIVALGSTSVLAKSGSADPEERAVAQRLAEAESGIAAFCARAGIPWTILRPTLIHDGLRDANVTAIARFVLRFGFFPVGMPARGLRQPIHADDVAGALVAALGNGLVAGRSIDLPGGETLTYREMVRRIFVALDRPVRIVPLPAGLLARGISVARRVTGVAYSPALFARMNQDLAFDGGDAARLLGYAAQPFRPRFSASPPDSAAR, encoded by the coding sequence ATGGATGATCCGGAGATTTCCCCCGCCGCCCCGCCGGTTCTGGTGCTCGGCGCGAGCAGCCTCGTCGGGCCGTACCTGCTCGACCGGCTCGCCGCCCGCGGGCGCACCGGCACATGCGCCGGGAGGCGCCCTCCGCCGGGCGGAACCATGGCTGCCCCGGGTTTCCCCTGGCTCCGGCTGGACGTGGCCGATCCTGCCGGCTGGGCGGCGGAGCCGGGCGCCGCCGTGCTATCGCTGATGCCGATGTGGCTCCTGCCGCCGCTCCTGCCCCGCCTCGCCGGCGCGGCGCAGATCGTGGCGCTCGGCTCGACCAGCGTGCTGGCCAAGTCCGGCAGCGCCGACCCGGAGGAGCGCGCGGTGGCGCAGCGCCTCGCCGAGGCCGAGAGCGGGATCGCGGCGTTCTGCGCCCGGGCCGGCATTCCCTGGACCATCCTGCGCCCGACGCTGATCCATGACGGGCTCCGCGACGCCAACGTGACCGCCATCGCGCGCTTCGTCCTGCGGTTCGGCTTTTTTCCCGTCGGCATGCCGGCCCGCGGCCTGCGCCAGCCGATCCATGCCGACGACGTCGCCGGCGCCCTCGTGGCGGCGCTCGGCAACGGGCTCGTGGCGGGACGGTCGATCGACCTGCCGGGCGGCGAGACCCTGACCTATCGCGAGATGGTCCGGCGCATCTTCGTGGCGCTCGACCGGCCGGTCCGCATCGTGCCGCTGCCCGCCGGCCTGCTCGCCCGGGGCATCTCCGTGGCCCGCCGGGTGACCGGGGTGGCCTACAGCCCGGCGCTGTTCGCGCGGATGAACCAGGATCTGGCGTTCGACGGGGGCGACGCGGCGCGGCTGCTGGGCTATGCCGCCCAGCCTTTCCGACCCCGCTTCTCGGCCTCGCCGCCGGACTCGGCCGCCCGCTGA
- a CDS encoding glycosyltransferase family 2 protein, producing the protein MNKIVYLDSKRRRPAGPDDNPDAAGPEKDAPRPARQGRPGVTIVMVSYHTGPVLDEAIAAVLSQDVGIELVLVDNGNPAAVTAALVARAAQDPRLRVVTGHGNIGYAAACNLGARGARGEYLLLLNPDCVLQPGALGELIRLTGTAPRPWVAGCRIVNPDGTDQRGSRRELPTPWLTLVEALRLDRMAPNHPYFRRLNQHDQPLPEKVTAVPAVSGACMLMLLEDFLALGGMDERYFLHVEDLDLCFAMSRRGGAVLFVPQVSLMHYKSTSDASVVRIEWCKARGFTRYFRKNFTGLYPGFFLGFVNLLVWGYFLLRLSSLARRSAVRGIAGLLRFGRPAQRAAESGGEAEKRGRKGWAA; encoded by the coding sequence ATGAACAAGATCGTTTATCTCGATTCGAAGCGGCGGCGGCCGGCGGGGCCTGACGACAATCCCGACGCGGCGGGGCCCGAAAAGGATGCTCCGCGCCCGGCGCGGCAGGGCCGGCCGGGCGTCACGATCGTCATGGTCAGCTATCACACCGGCCCGGTCCTGGACGAGGCGATCGCGGCCGTCCTGTCGCAGGACGTCGGGATCGAACTGGTCCTGGTGGACAACGGCAATCCCGCGGCCGTGACCGCCGCGCTGGTGGCCCGCGCCGCGCAGGACCCGCGGCTCCGGGTGGTCACCGGCCACGGCAACATCGGCTATGCCGCCGCCTGCAACCTGGGAGCCCGCGGGGCCCGCGGCGAGTACCTGCTGCTGCTGAACCCCGACTGCGTGCTCCAGCCCGGGGCGCTCGGCGAGCTGATCCGCCTGACGGGGACGGCGCCCCGGCCCTGGGTCGCGGGATGCCGGATCGTCAATCCCGACGGAACCGACCAGCGCGGCTCCCGGCGCGAGTTGCCGACGCCCTGGCTGACCCTCGTGGAAGCCTTGCGGCTGGACCGGATGGCCCCCAACCATCCGTATTTCCGGCGGCTGAACCAGCACGACCAGCCGCTGCCGGAGAAGGTCACCGCGGTTCCCGCGGTCAGCGGCGCCTGCATGCTGATGCTCCTGGAGGACTTCCTGGCGCTGGGCGGCATGGACGAGCGCTACTTCCTCCACGTGGAGGACCTGGACCTGTGCTTCGCGATGTCCCGCAGGGGAGGCGCGGTCCTGTTCGTCCCGCAAGTCAGCCTGATGCATTACAAGAGCACGAGCGACGCCTCCGTCGTCCGGATCGAGTGGTGCAAGGCGCGCGGCTTCACCCGGTATTTCCGCAAGAACTTCACCGGGCTGTATCCCGGCTTCTTCCTGGGGTTCGTCAATCTCCTGGTCTGGGGATATTTCCTGCTGCGCCTGTCCAGCCTGGCCCGGAGGAGCGCCGTCCGCGGGATCGCCGGGCTGCTGCGGTTCGGGCGGCCGGCTCAGCGGGCGGCCGAGTCCGGCGGCGAGGCCGAGAAGCGGGGTCGGAAAGGCTGGGCGGCATAG
- a CDS encoding glycosyltransferase family 2 protein, with product MTTEAPVCVIVVNHNGGALLSRCIDSLAAQTVLPRDVVVVDNLSTDGSAAFLETLSGPLAGRVRLIAPGANLGFAAANNLAAGLTREPWIALLNPDAFPEPRWLEALADATVRHPDVAMFGSTQIDAESPGRLDGAGDVYHASGLVWRGHHGAPVSELPPEGEVFAPCAAAALYRRDAFLAAGGFDEGFFCYCEDVDLGFRLRLAGERCVQVASARVLHVGSAITGRRSGFATYHGTRNRVWMFVKNMPAPLLIGLLPVHLAVNGLMLARGAVLGQGGPMLRGLRDAVRHIGPVLAERRAIQARRRLSAAGVARAVDWSVTGLLARRARPLDGPSRRAAGPLPDAPMK from the coding sequence GTGACGACCGAAGCTCCCGTCTGCGTCATCGTCGTCAACCACAACGGCGGCGCCCTGCTGAGCCGCTGCATCGACAGCCTCGCGGCCCAGACCGTGCTGCCGCGCGACGTGGTCGTCGTGGACAATCTCTCGACCGACGGCTCCGCCGCCTTCCTGGAGACCCTGTCCGGCCCGCTCGCGGGGCGGGTCCGGCTGATCGCGCCGGGAGCCAATCTCGGCTTCGCGGCGGCCAACAACCTGGCGGCCGGCCTGACGCGGGAGCCCTGGATCGCGCTGCTCAACCCCGACGCCTTCCCCGAGCCGCGGTGGCTGGAGGCCCTGGCGGACGCGACCGTCCGGCATCCCGACGTCGCGATGTTCGGGTCGACGCAGATCGACGCCGAGTCCCCCGGCCGGCTCGACGGCGCCGGCGACGTCTATCATGCCAGCGGCCTGGTCTGGCGCGGACATCACGGCGCGCCGGTGTCGGAGCTGCCCCCGGAAGGCGAAGTCTTCGCGCCTTGCGCCGCCGCGGCCCTGTACCGCCGCGACGCCTTCCTGGCGGCGGGAGGGTTCGACGAGGGGTTCTTCTGCTATTGCGAGGACGTGGACCTGGGATTCCGGCTGCGCCTGGCGGGCGAGCGCTGCGTCCAGGTCGCCTCCGCGCGGGTCCTCCATGTCGGCTCGGCGATCACCGGCCGGCGCAGCGGCTTCGCCACGTACCACGGCACCCGCAACCGGGTCTGGATGTTCGTCAAGAACATGCCGGCCCCGCTGCTGATCGGGCTGCTTCCCGTCCACCTCGCGGTGAACGGCCTGATGCTGGCCAGGGGCGCGGTCCTGGGCCAGGGCGGGCCGATGCTGCGCGGCCTGCGCGACGCGGTCCGCCATATCGGACCGGTCCTGGCCGAGCGGCGCGCGATCCAGGCCCGGCGCCGGCTGTCCGCCGCCGGCGTGGCGCGCGCGGTCGATTGGTCCGTCACGGGGCTCCTGGCCCGGCGCGCCCGTCCCCTGGACGGCCCGTCCCGCCGGGCCGCCGGCCCGCTGCCGGATGCCCCGATGAAGTGA
- the rfbB gene encoding dTDP-glucose 4,6-dehydratase, with amino-acid sequence MKIIITGAAGFIGSAVARHLLRDTNASIVCLDKMTYAAHPDTLAPIIDGARAVFEPVDICDRAEVERVFREHRPDAVMHLAAESHVDRSIEIPGVFIETNVVGTYVLLEAARRHWSDLTGERRDGFRFHHVSTDEVYGSLGPTGKFTEETPYAPSSPYSASKASADHIVQAWHHTHGLPVVMSNCSNNYGPYQFPEKLIPLMILNALEGKPLPVYGAGANVRDWLYVEDHAAALVRILTAGRVGQKYNVGGDAERSNLDVVHAICDTLDAMLPRERPRRDLITHVADRPGHDLRYAIDATKIRRELGWEPSVTFEAGLRRTIEWYLDNRSWWQPLRSAVYGGQRLGLGALETTRTLEVVAS; translated from the coding sequence ATGAAGATCATCATCACCGGTGCCGCAGGCTTCATCGGTTCGGCCGTCGCGCGGCATCTCCTGCGGGACACGAACGCGTCGATCGTGTGCCTGGACAAGATGACCTACGCGGCCCATCCCGATACCCTGGCGCCGATCATCGACGGGGCGCGCGCGGTTTTCGAGCCGGTGGACATCTGCGACCGGGCCGAGGTCGAGCGCGTGTTCCGGGAACACCGGCCCGACGCGGTCATGCACCTGGCGGCCGAAAGCCATGTCGACCGGTCGATCGAGATCCCCGGCGTCTTCATCGAGACCAACGTGGTCGGCACCTACGTGCTGCTCGAGGCGGCGCGCCGCCACTGGTCGGACCTGACGGGGGAGCGGCGCGACGGCTTCCGGTTCCACCATGTCTCCACCGACGAGGTCTACGGCTCGCTGGGGCCGACCGGCAAGTTCACCGAGGAGACGCCCTACGCGCCCAGTTCGCCCTATTCGGCGAGCAAGGCCTCGGCCGACCATATCGTCCAGGCCTGGCACCATACCCACGGCCTTCCGGTCGTCATGAGCAACTGCTCGAACAACTACGGCCCCTACCAGTTTCCCGAGAAGCTGATCCCGCTGATGATCCTCAACGCGCTGGAGGGCAAGCCGCTGCCGGTCTACGGCGCCGGGGCCAATGTCCGCGACTGGCTGTACGTCGAGGACCACGCGGCGGCGCTGGTGCGGATCCTCACCGCGGGACGGGTAGGGCAGAAATACAATGTCGGCGGCGATGCCGAGCGCAGCAATCTCGATGTCGTGCACGCCATCTGCGACACGCTCGACGCGATGCTGCCGCGCGAGCGGCCCCGCCGCGACCTGATCACCCATGTGGCCGACCGGCCGGGCCATGATCTCCGCTACGCGATCGACGCGACGAAGATCCGCCGCGAACTGGGATGGGAACCGTCGGTGACCTTCGAGGCCGGCCTGCGCCGGACCATCGAATGGTACCTGGACAACCGGTCCTGGTGGCAGCCGCTCCGCTCCGCCGTCTATGGCGGGCAGCGCCTCGGTCTCGGCGCCCTCGAAACCACCCGCACGCTGGAGGTTGTCGCCTCGTGA
- the rfbD gene encoding dTDP-4-dehydrorhamnose reductase, whose product MTKTIENSASPRTLLVFGHHGQVATALREAVPPDGWSIRTIGRDGVDIVDRAGVERVVRESGAALVINAAAYTAVDRAEIEPDQAFAVNRDGAAHVALACARAGLPLIHLSTDYVFDGKAAGHAYRETDPVNPLSAYGVSKAAGEQAVRAVGARHAIVRTSWVYGPHGHNFVRTMLRLGDERPELGIVDDQVGCPTAAADIADALIAMSARILAEPAPAEAGLFGTFHFAGAARMTWYRFAREVFSLAARHGRGTPGLRPIASQDYPTPAVRPANSVLDCSRLAAAYGIVSPPLRSSLETCVARLCEARMEVAA is encoded by the coding sequence GTGACGAAGACCATCGAAAATTCCGCATCTCCCAGGACGCTGCTGGTGTTCGGCCACCACGGGCAGGTCGCGACGGCGCTTCGCGAAGCGGTTCCGCCCGACGGCTGGAGCATCCGGACGATCGGCCGCGACGGCGTCGACATCGTCGACCGCGCGGGCGTCGAGCGGGTCGTCCGGGAGAGCGGCGCCGCGCTGGTGATCAATGCCGCCGCCTATACCGCCGTCGACCGCGCCGAGATCGAGCCCGACCAGGCCTTCGCGGTCAACCGCGACGGCGCGGCCCATGTCGCGCTGGCCTGCGCCCGGGCCGGCCTGCCGCTGATCCATCTCTCGACCGACTATGTCTTCGACGGCAAGGCGGCCGGCCACGCCTACCGCGAGACCGACCCGGTGAACCCGCTCAGCGCCTACGGCGTCAGCAAGGCCGCCGGCGAGCAGGCGGTGCGGGCGGTCGGCGCCCGCCACGCGATCGTCCGGACGTCCTGGGTCTACGGCCCGCACGGCCACAACTTCGTCCGGACCATGCTGCGCCTGGGCGACGAGCGGCCGGAACTGGGCATCGTGGACGACCAGGTCGGCTGCCCGACCGCGGCCGCCGACATCGCCGACGCCCTGATCGCCATGTCGGCCCGCATCCTGGCGGAGCCGGCCCCCGCGGAGGCGGGGCTGTTCGGCACCTTCCATTTCGCCGGGGCGGCGCGCATGACCTGGTACCGCTTCGCCCGCGAGGTCTTCTCGCTTGCCGCCCGCCACGGGCGCGGCACCCCGGGGCTGCGGCCGATCGCGTCGCAGGACTATCCCACCCCGGCGGTGCGCCCGGCCAATTCCGTGCTCGACTGCTCCCGCCTGGCGGCGGCCTACGGCATCGTCAGCCCGCCGCTCCGCTCCAGCCTGGAAACCTGCGTCGCCCGCCTGTGCGAGGCCCGGATGGAAGTGGCCGCCTGA